The Allorhodopirellula heiligendammensis genome includes a window with the following:
- a CDS encoding DUF1549 and DUF1553 domain-containing protein, giving the protein MYFAAAAACLLLSGAAHAASPDAPVAQSDPRKTIELDVYPQSISLNSGEDFQSIVAVLRREDGVTLDVTDRVRWSLEDESLAKIDGHVVRPVADGTTVLAGHFEDALVQVKVSVENAATNPPVSFAKDVMPVLTRSGCNTGSCHGAARGKDGFRLSLFGFDPQGDYQRVTREIGVRRINLAVPSESLFLKKATGAVPHTGGKLFDVESDYYATLLRWLEAGAVNDPADSPPPAVTSVAIYPPQAVLEGEAAMQRMVAVATYADGTTRDLSRLAAFSTNNSPVASIEQDGVVTAGSRGEAFVMARFDTHTVGSQILTLPADLKYTPPAPEPGNYVDQLVDKKLQQLRLVPSGPCTDAEFIRRLTIDITGLLPTEEEVLRFTADPAPDKREALVDQLLERKEFSEIWALKFAQLLMIKSSNVVSKKSALLYASWLTDQFARNVPINEMVHDLLTSTGGTFGEPATNFYEIERDTLKTSENVAQVFMGIRTQCTQCHNHPFDRWTMNDYYGLAAFFAQVGRKQAEDYREKIVFNQFSGETKHPVTGKTVAPKFLGGIEPDTKGKDRREVLADWLVSPENPFFAPSIANRVWAHYMGVGIIDQVDDIRVSNPPTNPELLAKLGEKLIEYDYDFRKLVRDICVSRAYSRSSLANESNAHDTRNYAHAVIRRIPAESLLDCLCQVTNSPDKFSGLPLGSRAVQIADGAVSNYFLNTFGRSPRLTVCDCEATTSPSLSQALHLLNGESVHNKIVRSKVISKWLGEEKLTPDQVLDRIYIRSLARMPDDTERTATHEMLAAEGANANQVLEDVFWAVLNGREFVFNH; this is encoded by the coding sequence ATGTATTTCGCGGCCGCTGCTGCCTGCCTGCTCCTTTCAGGGGCTGCTCATGCCGCCTCACCCGATGCACCGGTTGCTCAGTCGGATCCGCGTAAAACAATCGAGCTGGACGTTTACCCACAATCGATCTCGCTTAACTCAGGTGAAGACTTCCAGTCCATCGTCGCCGTCCTGCGGCGAGAAGATGGCGTGACGCTCGATGTGACCGATCGCGTTCGATGGTCACTGGAAGACGAGTCACTCGCAAAGATCGATGGACATGTCGTGCGGCCTGTGGCCGATGGGACCACCGTCCTGGCAGGGCACTTTGAGGATGCACTTGTCCAGGTCAAAGTCAGTGTGGAGAACGCAGCGACCAATCCACCGGTGAGTTTCGCCAAAGACGTCATGCCTGTCCTCACGCGGTCAGGATGCAATACGGGCTCGTGCCACGGGGCGGCTCGCGGTAAAGATGGATTTCGATTGAGCCTGTTCGGATTTGATCCTCAAGGCGATTACCAACGAGTCACACGTGAGATCGGTGTCCGGCGAATTAATCTTGCTGTGCCCAGTGAGAGCCTGTTTTTAAAGAAAGCCACCGGAGCAGTTCCGCATACCGGCGGAAAACTCTTTGACGTTGAAAGTGACTACTACGCCACACTGCTGCGTTGGTTGGAGGCTGGCGCCGTCAACGACCCCGCCGACTCACCGCCCCCCGCTGTCACCTCCGTAGCCATCTACCCTCCCCAAGCTGTGCTGGAAGGCGAAGCAGCGATGCAGCGGATGGTTGCTGTGGCGACCTACGCCGACGGAACGACACGCGACCTCAGTCGACTGGCGGCATTCTCTACCAACAACTCTCCGGTGGCCTCGATTGAGCAGGACGGTGTCGTCACCGCCGGTTCACGCGGCGAAGCCTTCGTGATGGCCCGGTTTGATACTCACACGGTGGGTAGTCAAATCCTGACCTTACCCGCTGATTTGAAATACACCCCGCCGGCCCCCGAACCCGGCAACTATGTCGATCAACTCGTCGACAAGAAACTACAACAGCTGCGACTCGTCCCGAGTGGTCCGTGTACGGACGCGGAGTTCATCCGCCGGCTGACCATCGATATCACCGGCCTGCTGCCAACCGAAGAGGAAGTACTTCGTTTTACCGCTGATCCCGCTCCTGATAAACGTGAAGCGCTGGTGGATCAACTGCTCGAACGAAAAGAGTTCAGCGAGATTTGGGCGTTGAAGTTTGCCCAGCTCTTGATGATCAAGAGCAGCAATGTGGTCAGCAAGAAATCAGCGTTGCTTTACGCAAGCTGGTTGACCGATCAGTTCGCTCGCAATGTCCCGATCAATGAAATGGTGCACGATCTGCTCACGAGTACGGGTGGTACCTTTGGCGAGCCAGCGACCAATTTTTATGAAATTGAACGTGACACGCTGAAGACATCCGAAAACGTGGCGCAGGTCTTCATGGGGATTCGCACCCAATGCACCCAATGCCATAACCATCCGTTCGATCGCTGGACGATGAACGATTACTACGGACTGGCAGCGTTCTTTGCCCAGGTCGGCCGCAAACAGGCAGAGGACTACCGCGAGAAGATTGTCTTCAACCAATTCAGCGGAGAGACCAAGCATCCTGTTACAGGCAAAACGGTGGCACCGAAATTCCTCGGTGGGATCGAACCCGATACCAAGGGCAAGGACCGTCGTGAGGTGCTGGCAGACTGGTTGGTGTCACCGGAGAATCCGTTCTTCGCGCCCAGCATCGCCAACCGTGTTTGGGCTCACTACATGGGTGTCGGCATCATTGACCAAGTGGATGATATTCGCGTCAGCAACCCGCCTACCAATCCGGAACTGCTTGCTAAACTTGGCGAAAAACTTATCGAGTACGACTACGATTTCCGTAAACTGGTGCGTGATATCTGCGTCAGTCGAGCGTACAGTCGCAGCAGTCTCGCTAATGAGTCCAACGCTCACGATACGCGAAATTACGCCCACGCAGTGATCCGGCGGATTCCTGCAGAGAGCCTGCTCGACTGCCTGTGCCAAGTCACCAATTCACCCGATAAATTCAGTGGGTTGCCGCTGGGCAGTCGCGCGGTGCAAATCGCCGATGGTGCGGTATCGAATTACTTCCTGAACACCTTCGGACGATCGCCCCGACTGACCGTCTGCGACTGTGAGGCCACGACGTCGCCGTCACTCTCGCAGGCACTGCATCTGCTCAATGGTGAATCGGTGCATAACAAGATTGTGCGCAGCAAGGTAATCTCCAAATGGCTTGGCGAAGAGAAGCTTACCCCTGACCAAGTCCTCGATCGAATCTACATACGCTCACTGGCGAGAATGCCTGACGACACCGAGCGTACCGCGACACACGAGATGCTCGCCGCCGAAGGCGCCAACGCGAATCAAGTGCTGGAAGACGTTTTCTGGGCGGTGCTGAACGGTCGTGAGTTTGTTTTCAATCACTAA
- a CDS encoding PPC domain-containing protein, translating into MQRYPRHLKCRIVAVALASLLAAAVPASAAFPVVRYHQPLGVTRGGEATVVLKGERLSDARQILFDQLGVEVLEVKPIDDKSVELKVKTSSELAPGQYSFRLITASGVTNLRFLSVGAMPMVEEVEPNNDFTAPQDIEMNRTVEGNVDREDVDCFRVSLKAGEKLTVEIEGIRQRWDLQNRDILDPYIAILDDKRFEVAVSDDSMLFQQDGVCSFTPEEDGQYTVLIRDSSFLGQRDVCRYRVHIGSYPRPTTVIPAGGVQGDVLQAKLIDIDGNITEASLQLPTDLIDPANGSAPPTQPYPVITKDASGITPSPNWIRVGDLPIVTETEPNNDHRKAPLCSVPALLCGVIEEPGDYDCFAFECKKGEKFRVRLFARETLRSPLDGVMNVFDADGKAVKSSDDSGGKPDGFFDFTAASDSQHTIRIYDHLRGGSPLHNYLIEVSHLEPSYQIDLKELRRDEAMVVPVPINGHGAMVVVAKRDQYNESFDVEIEGLPPGVTAKTFPMPAGRVEIPVVLSAAPDAELTGALFDVRGKGKLGDGELTSRLEQYHKIVLGQNRRAMLDYRTSRAAMAVCEAMPFSVELVQPKTPLLRRGSKDLTVRVKRDEGFDGPVYFKTLYNPPGVGVNNSRKIDKGQTEASIPITANSNAAMGAWPMIMQVSYGTKLGTQTVATAPITIDVEDAVFNYTFPRAAAETGQETNLSITMAKIRDLEGDIEVQLVGLPNGVTCSAPLQKVNLESTTVTFPLTIAADAKTGMHKTLNVQTLIHRDGETMIQTDGTGEIRIDKPIVKKEPAAEPEKKPEPAPPKTDAPAKPLSRLEQLRLEKESS; encoded by the coding sequence ATGCAACGATACCCCCGCCATTTGAAGTGCCGGATCGTCGCGGTCGCTTTGGCTTCGCTGCTGGCTGCTGCCGTCCCGGCCAGTGCCGCGTTCCCCGTCGTGAGGTACCACCAACCGCTCGGCGTGACACGCGGAGGTGAGGCTACTGTCGTCTTGAAGGGAGAACGACTCTCCGATGCCCGCCAAATCTTATTTGATCAACTAGGCGTCGAAGTTCTCGAAGTCAAACCGATTGATGACAAGTCGGTGGAACTGAAAGTCAAGACGAGTTCGGAACTCGCACCGGGGCAGTACTCGTTCCGCTTGATCACCGCCAGTGGTGTCACGAATCTCCGATTCCTTAGCGTCGGTGCGATGCCGATGGTCGAAGAGGTCGAACCCAATAACGACTTCACCGCGCCGCAGGACATTGAGATGAACCGCACGGTCGAAGGCAATGTCGATCGTGAAGATGTGGATTGCTTTCGTGTCTCGCTCAAAGCAGGCGAAAAACTGACAGTTGAGATTGAAGGCATTCGTCAACGATGGGACCTTCAGAACCGTGACATCCTCGATCCCTACATCGCGATTCTCGACGACAAACGGTTCGAAGTTGCGGTCTCCGATGATTCGATGCTTTTCCAACAGGACGGGGTATGCTCGTTCACGCCCGAAGAAGATGGCCAGTACACGGTATTAATCCGGGACAGTTCATTTCTCGGTCAGCGTGACGTTTGTCGCTACCGTGTACACATCGGTTCTTATCCACGCCCCACCACCGTGATCCCCGCCGGTGGTGTGCAAGGTGACGTGCTGCAGGCCAAACTAATTGACATTGACGGCAATATCACCGAGGCATCCTTGCAATTGCCCACCGACTTGATCGATCCAGCGAATGGTTCGGCTCCGCCGACGCAGCCCTATCCCGTGATCACCAAGGATGCGTCAGGCATCACACCTTCGCCGAATTGGATTCGCGTTGGCGACCTGCCTATCGTGACCGAAACTGAACCCAACAATGACCATCGCAAGGCCCCTCTGTGCTCTGTGCCGGCACTGCTATGCGGTGTCATCGAAGAACCCGGTGACTATGACTGCTTTGCATTTGAGTGCAAGAAAGGTGAGAAATTCCGCGTCCGGCTGTTCGCTCGCGAAACGCTGCGATCACCGCTCGATGGTGTGATGAATGTTTTCGATGCAGACGGAAAGGCCGTCAAGAGCAGTGACGACAGTGGCGGCAAGCCAGATGGGTTCTTTGACTTCACTGCCGCAAGCGATTCGCAACACACGATCCGCATCTACGATCACTTGCGTGGAGGCAGCCCGCTACACAACTACCTGATCGAGGTCAGCCATCTCGAACCGAGCTACCAGATCGATCTGAAAGAGTTGCGTCGCGATGAAGCCATGGTGGTTCCGGTTCCCATCAACGGCCATGGAGCCATGGTCGTGGTCGCCAAACGGGACCAATACAACGAATCATTTGACGTGGAGATTGAGGGCTTGCCCCCTGGCGTGACAGCAAAGACATTCCCCATGCCGGCTGGCCGCGTCGAAATCCCCGTGGTACTCAGCGCCGCCCCTGACGCGGAACTTACCGGTGCTCTGTTTGATGTCCGCGGCAAGGGAAAACTCGGGGATGGCGAGCTCACCTCCCGCCTTGAGCAATACCACAAAATCGTGCTGGGGCAAAATCGTCGGGCGATGCTTGACTACCGCACATCGCGAGCCGCGATGGCGGTCTGCGAAGCGATGCCATTCTCAGTGGAACTCGTTCAGCCCAAAACGCCTCTGCTGCGGCGTGGCTCGAAAGATCTCACGGTGCGTGTCAAGCGTGATGAGGGATTTGACGGCCCCGTCTATTTTAAAACCCTCTACAACCCGCCCGGTGTGGGCGTTAACAACAGCCGAAAAATTGACAAAGGCCAAACCGAAGCAAGCATCCCAATCACAGCCAATAGTAACGCTGCCATGGGAGCATGGCCGATGATCATGCAGGTCAGCTATGGCACCAAACTCGGTACTCAAACCGTGGCCACAGCTCCGATCACGATTGATGTCGAAGACGCTGTGTTCAATTACACCTTCCCCCGTGCGGCTGCTGAGACAGGGCAAGAAACGAATCTGTCGATCACGATGGCGAAAATCCGGGATCTCGAAGGCGATATCGAAGTTCAACTGGTCGGGTTGCCGAACGGCGTGACCTGCAGCGCCCCGTTGCAGAAGGTCAACCTCGAAAGCACAACGGTTACCTTCCCATTGACGATCGCAGCGGATGCCAAGACCGGCATGCACAAAACTCTCAATGTGCAAACGCTTATCCATCGCGACGGTGAAACGATGATCCAAACGGATGGCACGGGTGAAATCCGCATCGACAAACCGATCGTGAAAAAAGAACCTGCCGCTGAGCCGGAAAAGAAGCCTGAACCCGCTCCTCCAAAAACCGATGCACCTGCCAAGCCGCTCAGCCGGCTCGAACAGCTTCGCCTTGAAAAGGAATCCTCATGA
- a CDS encoding DUF1501 domain-containing protein — protein sequence MLCHGNPLTRSGLFGRRGFLMAGAAGGLGLSLPDLLMRQAAAEMKQYDFIKARAKSVIHVFLPGGLAQQESFDPKPYSPLEYRGELGTTKTNTGEVVCNSIPKLAQQADKYCVIRSMTHGEAAHERGTHNMFTGYKPSPALQYPSFGAVVSHEYGPRDNMPAYICIPNIPNEFAGTGYLPSSYGGFALGADPARDDFQVRDLNLAGGVDAERFVRRKAALEQINQRFVSTTSADNVGAMNTFYERAYDLLDTPAAKEAFDLSKEDPKMRDRYGRNQAGARMLMARRLVEAGSRLVTLTYGGWDMHTDLTGGMQRLMPALDQGLSVLLEDLSERGMLDETLVMVTSEFGRTPKINSDAGRDHWPKVFSVMLAGGGIKGGMIHGASDATATEPELDPVSPADLASTMYHLLGIVSDKELMAPGGRPIEIVDGGKVIQKIIS from the coding sequence ATGTTGTGTCACGGAAATCCATTGACCCGTTCGGGTCTGTTCGGGCGTCGCGGCTTTTTAATGGCCGGTGCTGCCGGCGGCCTCGGGTTGTCGCTACCCGACTTGTTGATGCGGCAAGCGGCAGCCGAGATGAAGCAATATGACTTTATCAAAGCCCGTGCCAAGAGCGTGATTCACGTTTTTCTTCCCGGTGGTTTGGCGCAGCAAGAGTCGTTTGACCCTAAACCTTACAGCCCGCTGGAATACCGAGGAGAACTCGGCACTACCAAGACCAACACGGGCGAAGTGGTCTGCAATTCAATACCGAAGCTAGCCCAGCAGGCCGACAAGTACTGCGTGATCCGCAGCATGACGCACGGCGAAGCGGCTCACGAACGTGGCACGCACAACATGTTCACCGGTTACAAGCCGAGCCCAGCTCTGCAGTACCCGAGCTTTGGTGCGGTGGTTAGCCACGAATACGGGCCGCGTGACAATATGCCCGCTTATATCTGCATTCCCAACATCCCGAATGAGTTCGCCGGCACAGGCTATCTGCCGAGCAGTTACGGTGGCTTCGCGCTCGGTGCGGATCCGGCACGCGATGACTTTCAGGTCCGAGATCTCAACCTCGCTGGCGGTGTCGACGCGGAGCGATTTGTCCGTCGCAAGGCGGCACTGGAACAGATTAATCAACGCTTCGTCTCGACTACCAGCGCTGACAACGTCGGTGCGATGAATACCTTCTACGAGCGGGCTTATGACTTGCTCGATACACCCGCTGCGAAGGAAGCCTTCGATCTGTCGAAAGAAGACCCGAAGATGCGCGATCGATATGGTCGCAATCAAGCTGGCGCACGGATGCTGATGGCGCGGCGTTTGGTGGAGGCTGGCTCACGTTTAGTGACGTTGACCTACGGTGGATGGGACATGCATACCGATCTCACGGGAGGTATGCAGCGTCTGATGCCAGCGCTTGATCAGGGCCTCTCGGTGCTGCTGGAAGACCTCAGTGAACGCGGCATGCTCGACGAAACCCTGGTGATGGTCACCAGTGAGTTTGGACGGACCCCGAAAATCAATAGCGATGCCGGTCGTGATCACTGGCCAAAAGTGTTCAGCGTGATGCTGGCTGGTGGCGGGATCAAGGGCGGCATGATCCATGGTGCCTCCGACGCCACGGCGACCGAACCGGAGCTCGATCCGGTTTCACCCGCCGATCTAGCGTCGACGATGTATCACTTGCTCGGCATTGTCTCGGACAAGGAATTGATGGCCCCGGGTGGCCGTCCCATCGAGATCGTCGATGGTGGCAAGGTAATTCAAAAAATCATCAGCTAG
- a CDS encoding cation:dicarboxylate symporter family transporter: MQNEKSARGIDRTASTGVRRWMRWGLSTQILLGLLCGLITGLFFGEMCAPLSILGDAFVGLLQMTVLPYIMVSLVASLGRLSLGNSKRLVKIGGTVLLVLWAFTLGIVAILPMAFPDWRSGSFFSTAMIESPAEVDLVSYFIPANIFSALAANHVPAIVLFSLCMGLALSKIPQREKLLDQLDICAAALIRISGLVTRLAPIGIFAIAASTAGTVSLAEVSRLQVYLVAYSGGAIFLAFIVLPLLVTTLTTLSYREVMRVVKEPMLTAFATGKLIIVLPMLIHNTEQLLRQHPINNGDDRSPPASALYGVAYAFPHVGKLLSMLFILFAAWFVGTPVKTSVYPGLLGSGLFAYFGGPIIAIPYLLDQMHLPHDMFQLFLMSGVYGERLGDAVGAMHLCTLTLISIFGLNRALQFHPWPLLKYAMVTGTTGIAILLLISVTLNHFVTTASDRTELIDKIHLLEQPVQNVVIEVPAPNPDPLLPDETLLQRIERRGILRVGYNEDKVPFAFFNAQRQLVGYDINMAHVLARDLGVTLEFVHFDRSTLADQLDADHFDVVMSGLVGTLKRAQSMQHSSSYLDVNLALAAPDFRVQDFRSLQSIRAQHSFTIGVVDLSRGFTDRLRTAIPNAELVEVKRYRDFFTGKHDDIDALLISAESGSAFTLMYPHYEVVIPEGLHVQLPLIYGIGHRDAEFCDLLEHWISLRQRDGTAEEFYDHWVLGKAPARHQPRWSIIRDVLHWVK; the protein is encoded by the coding sequence ATGCAAAATGAGAAATCTGCGCGCGGAATCGACCGCACGGCGTCGACCGGGGTACGCCGGTGGATGCGGTGGGGCCTATCGACGCAGATTTTGCTGGGGCTTCTATGTGGACTAATCACTGGACTGTTCTTCGGCGAGATGTGCGCGCCACTTTCGATTTTGGGCGATGCCTTCGTCGGCCTACTGCAGATGACCGTGTTGCCATACATCATGGTGTCGCTGGTCGCCAGCCTAGGCCGACTCTCCTTGGGAAACAGTAAACGGTTGGTCAAGATTGGGGGAACGGTACTACTGGTGCTCTGGGCCTTCACCTTGGGCATTGTCGCTATACTGCCGATGGCCTTTCCCGACTGGAGATCGGGCTCCTTTTTCAGCACGGCCATGATTGAGTCACCCGCGGAGGTTGACCTAGTCTCGTACTTCATTCCCGCGAACATCTTCTCCGCGCTAGCGGCCAACCACGTTCCCGCAATCGTGCTCTTTAGCCTGTGCATGGGGCTGGCGTTATCAAAAATCCCGCAGCGCGAAAAACTCCTCGACCAGCTCGACATCTGTGCCGCGGCGTTAATTCGAATTAGCGGCCTCGTCACTCGTCTGGCGCCCATCGGCATATTTGCGATCGCCGCCAGCACAGCGGGAACTGTGTCACTGGCCGAGGTCAGCCGCTTGCAGGTCTACCTGGTCGCCTACTCGGGTGGCGCGATTTTCTTGGCGTTCATTGTGCTACCGCTCCTGGTCACGACACTCACCACGCTGTCGTACCGCGAAGTCATGCGAGTCGTGAAGGAGCCGATGCTAACAGCTTTCGCGACAGGCAAGCTAATCATTGTCCTACCGATGCTCATTCACAATACCGAGCAGCTCCTGCGTCAACATCCCATCAATAATGGCGACGACCGTTCACCTCCCGCCAGTGCGTTATATGGGGTCGCCTACGCCTTCCCGCATGTGGGCAAATTGCTGAGCATGCTGTTCATTCTCTTCGCGGCGTGGTTTGTCGGGACACCGGTGAAGACCAGCGTTTACCCCGGTCTTCTCGGCAGTGGACTGTTTGCCTACTTCGGTGGTCCCATCATCGCGATCCCCTACCTGCTGGACCAAATGCATCTGCCGCATGACATGTTTCAGCTCTTTCTGATGTCGGGAGTATACGGAGAGCGATTGGGAGATGCCGTGGGTGCCATGCACTTGTGCACGCTCACGCTGATCTCAATTTTTGGTTTGAATCGAGCACTCCAATTCCATCCCTGGCCACTGTTGAAATACGCCATGGTCACGGGCACCACGGGTATCGCTATTCTGCTTCTCATCAGCGTGACACTCAATCATTTTGTCACCACTGCTTCGGACCGGACCGAGCTCATTGACAAAATTCACCTCCTCGAGCAGCCAGTTCAAAATGTGGTGATAGAGGTTCCGGCCCCAAACCCGGATCCGCTACTGCCCGATGAGACATTGCTGCAACGCATTGAACGACGGGGCATTTTGCGAGTTGGCTATAACGAAGACAAAGTGCCATTCGCGTTTTTCAATGCACAACGACAGCTCGTTGGCTACGACATTAACATGGCCCATGTACTGGCGCGTGATCTCGGAGTGACGCTGGAGTTCGTTCATTTCGACCGCTCCACGTTGGCTGACCAACTCGATGCTGACCACTTCGACGTTGTCATGTCGGGCTTAGTTGGAACGCTCAAACGCGCGCAAAGCATGCAGCATTCATCAAGCTATTTGGATGTAAATCTAGCGCTGGCTGCTCCCGATTTTCGGGTCCAAGATTTCCGATCACTGCAATCCATTCGCGCACAACACAGCTTCACGATCGGAGTGGTTGATTTGAGTCGAGGATTCACCGATCGACTGCGCACTGCGATCCCCAATGCTGAACTGGTCGAAGTCAAACGTTATCGCGATTTTTTCACCGGGAAGCACGACGACATCGATGCGCTGCTGATCAGTGCCGAGAGTGGCTCCGCATTCACCCTGATGTACCCTCATTATGAAGTTGTGATCCCTGAGGGCCTGCACGTCCAGCTCCCGTTGATTTACGGCATTGGTCATCGTGACGCCGAGTTTTGCGACCTACTGGAACACTGGATTTCGCTACGACAACGTGACGGCACGGCCGAAGAATTCTACGACCATTGGGTTCTCGGCAAGGCACCTGCAAGGCACCAGCCCCGCTGGTCCATCATTCGCGATGTGTTGCACTGGGTGAAGTGA
- a CDS encoding OprO/OprP family phosphate-selective porin, with protein MEDFENVITVLKWRSRRTTLAIALLACWGSNSVHGEENEALGIDLGLFQPSAETSLLDPLAITPLAITPVGLSEPDESSDIVSELLESDAEATSQKTVPAEDYEKLLERVGDLESSWKKYQDEQSEESAAKKQKPSLKINGRVHLDNWSFPESDPGINYLESGDPSIDPQDRWVFRRLRLTFSGDVPHNMLYRIQVDFNNPNLPELKDAYLGWHNLPHNQTLLLGNQKRPIGLDHLNSSRHNLFIERPLAVEAFNEDARRLGLCMYGYSDDEVFNWRYGGFLLENISNDGRYIGDSEQAGMYGRLAASPWYDEISGGRGYWHCAVAGSVNRTDGDGTLDTDTNSNEARFRTRPEARSDSRWWDTGRILGAEGYQELAFESMLNIGAFQLTGEYFNTWVQRDALGGFNGSGLHFQGGYLFANYFLTGEHVPLDRLSGTIDRVKPMENFFLVDRLAGGRGSGWGALSMGVRGDYLDLSDSDIRGGQGYTVTAGMNWYWTAYSKVQVNYIAGSIKDAGQGRATGPLLAGVSGDFGIVGARYMIDF; from the coding sequence ATGGAGGATTTCGAGAACGTGATTACCGTATTGAAGTGGCGCAGTCGGCGCACAACACTAGCCATTGCCCTACTGGCGTGCTGGGGCAGCAATAGTGTCCACGGAGAGGAAAATGAAGCTTTGGGCATTGACCTAGGCCTGTTCCAACCCAGCGCTGAAACGTCGCTGCTCGATCCGCTCGCGATAACCCCCCTCGCGATAACCCCCGTTGGGCTATCGGAACCGGACGAATCCAGCGACATCGTTTCGGAGTTGCTCGAATCAGATGCGGAGGCAACGTCCCAAAAAACCGTCCCTGCGGAAGACTATGAGAAGCTTCTCGAGCGAGTTGGGGACCTGGAATCGTCATGGAAAAAGTACCAAGACGAGCAGAGTGAAGAATCCGCCGCCAAAAAGCAGAAGCCCTCGCTGAAGATCAATGGCCGGGTCCACCTGGACAACTGGAGTTTTCCCGAAAGCGATCCGGGGATCAACTATTTGGAATCCGGTGATCCTAGCATCGATCCACAGGACCGCTGGGTATTCCGTCGACTCCGCTTGACGTTCAGTGGCGACGTACCGCACAACATGTTGTATCGGATCCAAGTCGACTTCAATAATCCCAATCTTCCAGAGCTGAAAGACGCGTATTTGGGATGGCATAATTTACCACACAACCAGACATTGCTCCTAGGCAATCAGAAGCGACCGATTGGCTTAGATCACCTCAATAGTAGTCGCCACAACCTGTTCATCGAGCGGCCTCTGGCGGTAGAAGCATTTAACGAAGATGCCCGCCGCCTGGGGCTCTGCATGTATGGCTACAGTGACGACGAAGTATTCAATTGGCGTTACGGTGGCTTCCTGCTGGAGAACATCAGCAACGACGGACGGTATATCGGCGACTCTGAGCAAGCGGGGATGTATGGTCGACTGGCCGCCAGCCCTTGGTACGACGAAATCAGTGGAGGACGTGGTTACTGGCACTGTGCCGTCGCGGGTTCGGTCAATCGAACCGACGGTGATGGCACGCTCGACACCGACACTAACAGTAACGAAGCAAGATTCCGTACGCGTCCCGAAGCTCGGAGTGATTCCCGGTGGTGGGATACCGGTCGCATCCTTGGTGCGGAGGGTTATCAGGAACTAGCATTCGAGTCGATGCTCAACATTGGAGCGTTCCAATTGACGGGGGAGTACTTCAACACTTGGGTCCAGCGTGATGCACTAGGCGGATTCAACGGCAGTGGACTGCACTTCCAAGGCGGCTACCTCTTCGCCAACTACTTCCTGACAGGCGAACACGTTCCGCTGGATCGCTTGTCCGGCACGATCGATCGCGTCAAACCGATGGAAAACTTCTTTCTAGTCGACCGACTCGCCGGTGGCCGTGGATCAGGGTGGGGAGCTCTATCCATGGGAGTTCGTGGCGACTATCTCGACCTTTCGGACTCGGATATTCGCGGTGGCCAAGGCTATACCGTGACTGCGGGGATGAATTGGTATTGGACGGCATATTCGAAGGTACAGGTGAACTACATCGCCGGATCGATAAAAGATGCAGGCCAAGGCCGTGCCACCGGACCGTTGCTAGCCGGCGTATCGGGAGACTTCGGAATCGTCGGCGCCCGTTACATGATCGATTTTTAA